Proteins from a genomic interval of Caulobacter rhizosphaerae:
- a CDS encoding response regulator: MSDGRRPCALFLDDDPDILASAELILVRGGFDFVGVEAPDAAHERLDRAPVDVLLLDLNFRRGDTSGEAGLAFLQKRLAARPDLPVVVVTGHSGMAIAVQAMRLGAQDFVVKPWNNERLLASVRAAIDTPARVPANLPPQDLNLERSEKALIQAALTRRQFNVSQAAKDLGLTRAALYRRMEKHGL, encoded by the coding sequence ATGTCCGACGGCCGTCGCCCGTGCGCGCTATTCCTCGACGACGACCCGGACATCCTGGCGTCGGCCGAGCTGATCCTGGTGCGTGGCGGGTTCGATTTCGTGGGCGTCGAGGCCCCCGACGCGGCGCATGAGCGCCTCGACCGGGCGCCGGTCGACGTGCTGCTGCTGGACCTCAACTTCCGGCGGGGCGACACCTCCGGCGAAGCGGGGCTGGCGTTCCTGCAGAAGCGGCTTGCGGCGCGGCCGGACCTGCCCGTGGTGGTGGTCACCGGCCATTCGGGCATGGCCATCGCCGTTCAGGCCATGCGGCTGGGCGCCCAGGACTTCGTGGTCAAGCCCTGGAACAACGAGCGCCTGCTGGCCTCGGTGCGGGCGGCCATCGACACGCCCGCGCGCGTGCCGGCCAACCTGCCGCCCCAGGACCTGAACCTCGAACGCTCGGAGAAGGCGCTGATCCAGGCGGCGTTGACGCGGCGGCAGTTCAACGTCTCGCAGGCGGCCAAGGACCTGGGCCTGACCCGCGCGGCCCTCTATCGCAGGATGGAGAAGCATGGGCTCTAA